Part of the Plectropomus leopardus isolate mb chromosome 7, YSFRI_Pleo_2.0, whole genome shotgun sequence genome, GGCTCCTGCAGTTCTGTCTGCCTACAGGCCTGCTGTTCGGCTCTCTCGCCTTGCTGCTGTGCATGGCAGGAATGTGTAagacctgctgctgctcagacaAGCCCGAACCGGACATTAAGACCGTCAGATTCCTGGTGAACAACGCAGGCTGTCACCTGGTGgctgggatgtttttttttctgggcgGAGCTATTGCCATTGCGCCCTCAGTGTGGTTCCTGTTCCGCACCAAGGAAATGAACATCAGATACGACAACATTTTCTCCGATGGCTTTGCTGTTTATGTTTCTATAGGCTGCTCTGGAGGACTAATGCTGGCCGCCCTGCTGATGTTCATGTGgtactgtatgtgtaaaaagttgCCTTCACCCTTCTGGTTGCCGCTGCCCTCCATGCCGACCTCTCTGTCCGCCCAGCCTCTCACTGCCAACGGATATCCTCCTTCCCCAGTTTACGGTCCTCAGCCGTTCCCGCCACAGACCGTTCCTCCCACCGTGATCGACGCCCAGCAGTATGTCACCTCCCAGGGCTACGC contains:
- the cldn12 gene encoding claudin-12, whose amino-acid sequence is MSCRDIHATNAFAFIIAFVSVGGIAVAALIPQWRITRLITFNRNAKNISVYDGLWAKCVKQDGYSGCYYYDSEWYSKVDQLDLRLLQFCLPTGLLFGSLALLLCMAGMCKTCCCSDKPEPDIKTVRFLVNNAGCHLVAGMFFFLGGAIAIAPSVWFLFRTKEMNIRYDNIFSDGFAVYVSIGCSGGLMLAALLMFMWYCMCKKLPSPFWLPLPSMPTSLSAQPLTANGYPPSPVYGPQPFPPQTVPPTVIDAQQYVTSQGYAQSIVAPAPPQVYMSQISAPDGYGSEVGGTQAYSYAPSQSYAPSQSYAPSQSYAPSQGYASSYAGHRYSSRSRMSAIEIDIPVLTQGQ